Proteins from a single region of Hermetia illucens chromosome 3, iHerIll2.2.curated.20191125, whole genome shotgun sequence:
- the LOC119651669 gene encoding mannose-6-phosphate isomerase, whose translation MELIGDVKTYEWGKLGLDSEVAKLAQLNSVKFTAVEGTPYSEFWMGDHPSGPSLLKDTSQELGAFIAENADSANGSMKSLPFLFKVLSIRKALSVQVHPNKEEAERLHAEHPDIYKDANHKPELAIALTTFRALCGFRPLAEIQGLCKKFEPLMQLIGPEIIENLESNTPESLKLCYSKLMTSAQDDITKCIETIRDDAKHQEELEACGLKDIFATLYKDFPNDVGILSIFFLNVINLKPGQAIFLAAKEPHAYLEGDCLECMACSDNVIRAGLTPKFKDIHTLIETLNYNGEPAEKKLFQSAKIDDLELFVPPVKDFSVGKIHIPITNTFYQMRHSKYASILLVLDGEAIIKTSTYGEISVRRGSVIFIPGDSGCYLEFYRKSEADNFTAYMAMYNFF comes from the exons ATGGAGCTGATTGGCGATGTCAAGACGTACGAATGGGGTAAGCTCGGCCTTGATTCCGAAGTGGCCAAGCTGGCGCAGCTCAATTCCGTGAAATTCACTGCGGTCGAAGGCACCCCATACTCCGAGTTCTGGATGGGCGATCACCCCAGCGGCCCGTCTCTGCTGAAGGACACCAGCCAGGAGCTGGGTGCCTTCATCGCCGAGAACGCGGACTCCGCCAACGGATCCATGAAGAGCTTGCCCTTCTTGTTCAAGGTCCTGAGCATCCGGAAAGCGCTGAGCGTCCAAGTGCACCCGAACAAG GAAGAAGCTGAGCGCCTGCATGCGGAACACCCGGACATCTACAAGGACGCCAACCACAAGCCGGAGCTGGCCATCGCCCTGACTACATTCCGAGCCCTTTGCGGCTTCCGGCCGCTTGCAGAGATCCAAGGGTTATGCAAGAAGTTCGAGCCGTTGATGCAGCTGATCGGACCTGAAATAATCGAGAATTTAGAAAGTAATACTCCGGAATCGCTGAAGCTCTGCTACTCAAAACTCATGACATCAGCGCAGGACGACATAACGAAGTGCATTGAGACAATTAGGGATGACGCGAAACACCAGGAAG aACTCGAAGCGTGCGGTCTTAAAGACATTTTTGCAACACTCTACAAAGACTTCCCAAACGATGTGGGTATCCTAAGTATATTCTTTCTCAACGTAATTAACCTCAAGCCAggccaggcaattttcctcgcAGCAAAAGAACCACATGCCTACCTAGAAGGTGATTGTCTTGAATGTATGGCTTGTTCGGATAATGTAATCCGTGCTGGCCTCACACCGAAATTCAAGGATATCCACACACTCATCGAGACCCTAAACTACAATGGCGAACCGGCCGAAAAGAAACTTTTCCAGTCGGCAAAAATCGATGATTTGGAGCTATTTGTACCGCCCGTAAAAGATTTTTCCGTCGGAAAGATACACATTCCTATCACAAATACTTTTTACCAAATGCGACACTCAAAGTATGCTTCGATTTTATTGGTACTGGATGGCGAGGCCATCATTAAGACAAGTACGTATGGCGAGATATCAGTACGACGCGGATCTGTGATTTTCATTCCAGGAGATTCGGGTTGTTATTTAGAATTCTATCGTAAATCAGAGGCAGACAATTTCACAGCGTACATGGCAATGTACAATTTCTTTTAG